The Enterobacter mori genomic interval ATAGAATATAACCGTATTAAAGAGATGAATTTATCCGAAGACGGTGTGTTGGTAATGCAATTAGAACAGCGTCGTCTGCTGATTCGGGTCAAGAATATTGATGACCTTGAAAAGATATCCAGGTTACTCCTTAAAACTCAATAAGTTATTATTATAGCATCGGCTATAAAGTACGATATTCGCGTGCAGACAATATAGCCGTTGCTATATCCATCCTCTTCTTAACTTATATTTATTAACGATATTTTCACGCATAAATCTAAATGAAAATCGTTATCAGAAAAGCAGCTAAATTAAGCCTGCTTCGTTGTTGTTTTATATTCTCAAAATATGTTAAGGTTGCGCCCGTCGTTGGGGAGTAGCCGATTTCCTGTTCTCAGGAAATGTACGTGTCAACATACTCGTTGAAAAACGTGGCGCGTACGGATCGCTTTCAGCACATTTCAGGTGTGTTGCGATCAGGCGAGACCATAGATACATCAACTGCTGTTTACTGGGGGCAGTGATGTGTCATATGGATATCCCCGGTCTGGACGCTGTTATGAACATCTCCGCTACGATCCTTCTTGCTTTTGGCATGTCCATGGACGCATTTGCTGCTTCCATCGGAAAAGGCGCCACGCTCCACAAACCTAAATTCTCAGAAGCCCTGCGTACCGGCCTGATTTTTGGTGCTATCGAAACGCTAACGCCGCTTATTGGCTGGGGACTGGGGATGCTCGCCAGCCAGTTCGTGCTGGAGTGGAACCACTGGATTGCATTCGTCCTGCTGGTGTTCCTGGGGGGGAGAATGGTTATCGAGGGTTTTCGCGGTAACAGCGATGAAGATGATGAGCCACAGCATCGCCACGGCTTCTGGCTGCTGGTCACCACGGCGATTGCCACCAGCCTCGATGCCATGGCGGTCGGTGTCGGTCTGGCGTTCCTGCAGGTCAATATTGTTGCAACTGCACTGGCCATCGGCTGCGCTACGTTAATTATGTCAACGCTGGGGATGATGGTGGGTCGGTTTATCGGCCCGCTGCTGGGCAAGCGAGCCGAAATTTTGGGCGGTATCGTGTTAATCGGTATTGGCGCTCAAATCCTCTGGGCGCATTTCGCCGGTTAAACCTCGCGCTGCCAGACGTGGATACTGAAATCAGTCTGGCAGCGAAAAACGGTCTGCTTTGATAACGTTTCCCACACCTCTGGTTTTGCCCGCCATGCGAACGGCGTCATCTGCAGCAACGCTACGGCCTCCTCCCCATTGAGATCCATTTCATACGCCACAGTGTGTTCCTGTTGCAGCATAAAACCCGGCAGCTGTTCAGAGTGAGGCGCGTGCAAACGTACTTCGTCGTAAATCAGCCCTTTCAATTCCATCAGATGCCGTGGTCCTGGCGTGACGGTGATCACCCAGCCACCCGGTTTCACCACGCGCGCCAGCTCTTCCGCTTTGCAGGGAGCATAGATACGGATAATAGCGTCCATGCTGGCGTCGTCAAACGGCAGCCGGTGGCTGGATGCCACACAAAACGTCACGGCAGAATAGCGTTTTGCCGCCGCGCGAATCGCCACTTTTGCCACATCCAGACCAAACGTCTCCGCGCCCTTCTCGCGGGCAATCTCTGCAAACGTTGCCGTGTAGTAGCCTTCGCCACAGCCGATATCCAGCACAGCGGTAGCATTATCAGGCAGGTGATGCGCCAGTAACTGTGCAACGGTATCACGAAGCGGCTGGTAATGTCCTGCATCCAGAAACGCACGGCGCGCCTGCATCATCTCTGCACTATCACCCGGATCGCGGGAGCGCTTGTGCTGCACAGGGAGAAGATTCACGTACCCTTCCTTCGCCATATCAAACTGATGTCCCTGCGGACAGG includes:
- the mntP gene encoding manganese efflux pump MntP, encoding MNISATILLAFGMSMDAFAASIGKGATLHKPKFSEALRTGLIFGAIETLTPLIGWGLGMLASQFVLEWNHWIAFVLLVFLGGRMVIEGFRGNSDEDDEPQHRHGFWLLVTTAIATSLDAMAVGVGLAFLQVNIVATALAIGCATLIMSTLGMMVGRFIGPLLGKRAEILGGIVLIGIGAQILWAHFAG
- the rlmA gene encoding 23S rRNA (guanine(745)-N(1))-methyltransferase; its protein translation is MSFSCPLCHARLLRSEKSFTCPQGHQFDMAKEGYVNLLPVQHKRSRDPGDSAEMMQARRAFLDAGHYQPLRDTVAQLLAHHLPDNATAVLDIGCGEGYYTATFAEIAREKGAETFGLDVAKVAIRAAAKRYSAVTFCVASSHRLPFDDASMDAIIRIYAPCKAEELARVVKPGGWVITVTPGPRHLMELKGLIYDEVRLHAPHSEQLPGFMLQQEHTVAYEMDLNGEEAVALLQMTPFAWRAKPEVWETLSKQTVFRCQTDFSIHVWQREV